A genomic region of Ficedula albicollis isolate OC2 chromosome 12, FicAlb1.5, whole genome shotgun sequence contains the following coding sequences:
- the ARHGEF3 gene encoding rho guanine nucleotide exchange factor 3 isoform X2 — MRNLTQVLNMLKVNFRHKKRKKSTQDEDTISICSLDTSEPSNKRVKPLSRVTSLASLIPPVRATPLKRFSQTLQRSISFRSESRPDLFSPRPWSRNVPPASTKRRDSKLWSETFDVCVNHMLTSKEIKRQEAIFELSQGEEDLIEDLKLAKKAYHDPMLKLSIMTEQELNQIFGTLDSLIPLHEDLLRRLQEVRKPDGSTDHVGHILVGWLPCLNSYDSYCSNQVAAKALLDHKKQDHRVQDFLQRCLESPFSRKLDLWNFLDIPRSRLVKYPLLLREILRHTPNDHPDQQHLEEAINIIQGIVAEINIKTGESECQYYKERLIYLEEGQRDSLIDNSRAVCCHGELKNNRGVKLHVFLFEEVLVITRAVTHNEQLCYQLYRQPIPVRELVLEDLQDGEVRLGGSIRGAFSNNERIKNFFRVSFKNGSQSQTHSLQANDSFNKQQWLNCIRQAKEKAACAGTAGGLQAPFLVPAHGRRVAQGEAALEQMEQSDCESDCSMDTSELSADCERMEQTNSCESEKQVETNV, encoded by the exons gagcccagtAACAAACGGGTCAAGCCTCTTTCCAGAGTCACATCCCTGGCCAGCCTCATCCCTCCTGTGCGAGCCACTCCTCTGAAGCGCTTCAGCCAGACTCTGCAG CGCTCCATCAGCTTCCGCAGCGAGAGCCGCCCCGACCTGTTCAGCCCACGGCCGTGGTCTCGAAATGTGCCCCCTGCTAGCACAAAGAGGAGAGACAGCAAACTGTGGAGTGAGACCTTTGATGTCTGTGTCAACCACATGCTTACATCCAAGGAAATCAAGCGGCAAGAG GCTATCTTTGAACTTTCCCAGGGAGAAGAAGACTTGATAGAAGATCTGAAGCTGGCAAAAAAG GCTTATCATGACCCAATGCTTAAACTTTCCATAATGACAGAGCAAGAGTTGAATCAAATTTTTGGAACACTGGACTCTCTAATTCCTCTGCATGAAG ATCTTCTTAGGCGACTTCAAGAAGTCAGGAAACCTGATGGATCAACAGATCATGTTGGCCACATCCTTGTGGGTTGG CTTCCGTGCCTGAACTCCTATGACAGCTACTGCAGCAATCAAGTGGCAGCCAAAGCTTTACTGGATCACAAGAAACAAGATCACAGAGTGCAAGATTTCCTGCAGCGCTGCTTGGAGTCTCCTTTCAGCCGCAAGCTGGACCTCTGGAATTTCCTTGACATCCCCAGAAGCCGTTTGGTTAAATACccactgctgctcagagaaaTTTTAAGACACACACCAAATGATCATCCAGATCAACAGCATCTGGAAGAAGCT ATAAATATAATTCAGGGCATTGTGGCTGAAATCAACATAAAGACTGGTGAATCTGAATGCCAGTATTACAAAGAGAGACTTATTTATCTTGAAGAAGGCCAGAGGGATTCATTGATTGATAATTCACGTGCTGTGTGTTGTCATGGAGAACTGAAGAACAACAGGGGAGTG AAACTGCACGTGTTCCTCTTTGAAGAGGTGCTGGTGATCACTCGGGCCGTGACCCACAATGAGCAGCTCTGTTACCAGCTGTACCGGCAGCCGATTCCCGtcagggagctggtgctggaggaCCTGCAGGACGGAGAGGTGCGCCTGGGCGGCTCCATCCGTGGAGCATTCAGCAACAATGAGAGAA TCAAAAACTTCTTTAGAGTGAGCTTCAAAAACGGATCCCAAAGCCAGACTCACTCTCTCCAAGCCAATGACTCGTTCAAcaagcagcagtggctgaacTGTATCCGGCAGGCCAAGGAGAAGGCTGCGTGTGCCGGCACGGCTGGGGGGCTGCAAGCACCTTTCCTTGTGCCAGCCCATGGGCGCAGAGTGGCGCAGGGAGaggctgccctggagcagaTGGAGCAGTCAGACTGTGAGTCAGACTGCAGCATGGACACCAGCGAGCTCAGCGCCGACTGCGAGCGCATGGAGCAGACGAACTCTTGTGAGAGCGAAAAGCAAGTAGAAACCAACGTTTGA
- the ARHGEF3 gene encoding rho guanine nucleotide exchange factor 3 isoform X3: MVAKDYPFYLSAKRANFALEAQTVTSPAKETEEPSNKRVKPLSRVTSLASLIPPVRATPLKRFSQTLQRSISFRSESRPDLFSPRPWSRNVPPASTKRRDSKLWSETFDVCVNHMLTSKEIKRQEAIFELSQGEEDLIEDLKLAKKAYHDPMLKLSIMTEQELNQIFGTLDSLIPLHEDLLRRLQEVRKPDGSTDHVGHILVGWLPCLNSYDSYCSNQVAAKALLDHKKQDHRVQDFLQRCLESPFSRKLDLWNFLDIPRSRLVKYPLLLREILRHTPNDHPDQQHLEEAINIIQGIVAEINIKTGESECQYYKERLIYLEEGQRDSLIDNSRAVCCHGELKNNRGVKLHVFLFEEVLVITRAVTHNEQLCYQLYRQPIPVRELVLEDLQDGEVRLGGSIRGAFSNNERIKNFFRVSFKNGSQSQTHSLQANDSFNKQQWLNCIRQAKEKAACAGTAGGLQAPFLVPAHGRRVAQGEAALEQMEQSDCESDCSMDTSELSADCERMEQTNSCESEKQVETNV; this comes from the exons ATGGTGGCCAAGGATTATCCCTTCTACCTGTCCGCCAAGAGGGCCAACTTCGCCTTGGAAGCGCAGACGGTGACCAGCCCGGCTAAAGAGACCGAG gagcccagtAACAAACGGGTCAAGCCTCTTTCCAGAGTCACATCCCTGGCCAGCCTCATCCCTCCTGTGCGAGCCACTCCTCTGAAGCGCTTCAGCCAGACTCTGCAG CGCTCCATCAGCTTCCGCAGCGAGAGCCGCCCCGACCTGTTCAGCCCACGGCCGTGGTCTCGAAATGTGCCCCCTGCTAGCACAAAGAGGAGAGACAGCAAACTGTGGAGTGAGACCTTTGATGTCTGTGTCAACCACATGCTTACATCCAAGGAAATCAAGCGGCAAGAG GCTATCTTTGAACTTTCCCAGGGAGAAGAAGACTTGATAGAAGATCTGAAGCTGGCAAAAAAG GCTTATCATGACCCAATGCTTAAACTTTCCATAATGACAGAGCAAGAGTTGAATCAAATTTTTGGAACACTGGACTCTCTAATTCCTCTGCATGAAG ATCTTCTTAGGCGACTTCAAGAAGTCAGGAAACCTGATGGATCAACAGATCATGTTGGCCACATCCTTGTGGGTTGG CTTCCGTGCCTGAACTCCTATGACAGCTACTGCAGCAATCAAGTGGCAGCCAAAGCTTTACTGGATCACAAGAAACAAGATCACAGAGTGCAAGATTTCCTGCAGCGCTGCTTGGAGTCTCCTTTCAGCCGCAAGCTGGACCTCTGGAATTTCCTTGACATCCCCAGAAGCCGTTTGGTTAAATACccactgctgctcagagaaaTTTTAAGACACACACCAAATGATCATCCAGATCAACAGCATCTGGAAGAAGCT ATAAATATAATTCAGGGCATTGTGGCTGAAATCAACATAAAGACTGGTGAATCTGAATGCCAGTATTACAAAGAGAGACTTATTTATCTTGAAGAAGGCCAGAGGGATTCATTGATTGATAATTCACGTGCTGTGTGTTGTCATGGAGAACTGAAGAACAACAGGGGAGTG AAACTGCACGTGTTCCTCTTTGAAGAGGTGCTGGTGATCACTCGGGCCGTGACCCACAATGAGCAGCTCTGTTACCAGCTGTACCGGCAGCCGATTCCCGtcagggagctggtgctggaggaCCTGCAGGACGGAGAGGTGCGCCTGGGCGGCTCCATCCGTGGAGCATTCAGCAACAATGAGAGAA TCAAAAACTTCTTTAGAGTGAGCTTCAAAAACGGATCCCAAAGCCAGACTCACTCTCTCCAAGCCAATGACTCGTTCAAcaagcagcagtggctgaacTGTATCCGGCAGGCCAAGGAGAAGGCTGCGTGTGCCGGCACGGCTGGGGGGCTGCAAGCACCTTTCCTTGTGCCAGCCCATGGGCGCAGAGTGGCGCAGGGAGaggctgccctggagcagaTGGAGCAGTCAGACTGTGAGTCAGACTGCAGCATGGACACCAGCGAGCTCAGCGCCGACTGCGAGCGCATGGAGCAGACGAACTCTTGTGAGAGCGAAAAGCAAGTAGAAACCAACGTTTGA
- the ARHGEF3 gene encoding rho guanine nucleotide exchange factor 3 isoform X4, with translation MVLDGVFNFTWKEPSNKRVKPLSRVTSLASLIPPVRATPLKRFSQTLQRSISFRSESRPDLFSPRPWSRNVPPASTKRRDSKLWSETFDVCVNHMLTSKEIKRQEAIFELSQGEEDLIEDLKLAKKAYHDPMLKLSIMTEQELNQIFGTLDSLIPLHEDLLRRLQEVRKPDGSTDHVGHILVGWLPCLNSYDSYCSNQVAAKALLDHKKQDHRVQDFLQRCLESPFSRKLDLWNFLDIPRSRLVKYPLLLREILRHTPNDHPDQQHLEEAINIIQGIVAEINIKTGESECQYYKERLIYLEEGQRDSLIDNSRAVCCHGELKNNRGVKLHVFLFEEVLVITRAVTHNEQLCYQLYRQPIPVRELVLEDLQDGEVRLGGSIRGAFSNNERIKNFFRVSFKNGSQSQTHSLQANDSFNKQQWLNCIRQAKEKAACAGTAGGLQAPFLVPAHGRRVAQGEAALEQMEQSDCESDCSMDTSELSADCERMEQTNSCESEKQVETNV, from the exons ATGGTGTTGGATGGGGTTTTTAACTTCACTTGGAAG gagcccagtAACAAACGGGTCAAGCCTCTTTCCAGAGTCACATCCCTGGCCAGCCTCATCCCTCCTGTGCGAGCCACTCCTCTGAAGCGCTTCAGCCAGACTCTGCAG CGCTCCATCAGCTTCCGCAGCGAGAGCCGCCCCGACCTGTTCAGCCCACGGCCGTGGTCTCGAAATGTGCCCCCTGCTAGCACAAAGAGGAGAGACAGCAAACTGTGGAGTGAGACCTTTGATGTCTGTGTCAACCACATGCTTACATCCAAGGAAATCAAGCGGCAAGAG GCTATCTTTGAACTTTCCCAGGGAGAAGAAGACTTGATAGAAGATCTGAAGCTGGCAAAAAAG GCTTATCATGACCCAATGCTTAAACTTTCCATAATGACAGAGCAAGAGTTGAATCAAATTTTTGGAACACTGGACTCTCTAATTCCTCTGCATGAAG ATCTTCTTAGGCGACTTCAAGAAGTCAGGAAACCTGATGGATCAACAGATCATGTTGGCCACATCCTTGTGGGTTGG CTTCCGTGCCTGAACTCCTATGACAGCTACTGCAGCAATCAAGTGGCAGCCAAAGCTTTACTGGATCACAAGAAACAAGATCACAGAGTGCAAGATTTCCTGCAGCGCTGCTTGGAGTCTCCTTTCAGCCGCAAGCTGGACCTCTGGAATTTCCTTGACATCCCCAGAAGCCGTTTGGTTAAATACccactgctgctcagagaaaTTTTAAGACACACACCAAATGATCATCCAGATCAACAGCATCTGGAAGAAGCT ATAAATATAATTCAGGGCATTGTGGCTGAAATCAACATAAAGACTGGTGAATCTGAATGCCAGTATTACAAAGAGAGACTTATTTATCTTGAAGAAGGCCAGAGGGATTCATTGATTGATAATTCACGTGCTGTGTGTTGTCATGGAGAACTGAAGAACAACAGGGGAGTG AAACTGCACGTGTTCCTCTTTGAAGAGGTGCTGGTGATCACTCGGGCCGTGACCCACAATGAGCAGCTCTGTTACCAGCTGTACCGGCAGCCGATTCCCGtcagggagctggtgctggaggaCCTGCAGGACGGAGAGGTGCGCCTGGGCGGCTCCATCCGTGGAGCATTCAGCAACAATGAGAGAA TCAAAAACTTCTTTAGAGTGAGCTTCAAAAACGGATCCCAAAGCCAGACTCACTCTCTCCAAGCCAATGACTCGTTCAAcaagcagcagtggctgaacTGTATCCGGCAGGCCAAGGAGAAGGCTGCGTGTGCCGGCACGGCTGGGGGGCTGCAAGCACCTTTCCTTGTGCCAGCCCATGGGCGCAGAGTGGCGCAGGGAGaggctgccctggagcagaTGGAGCAGTCAGACTGTGAGTCAGACTGCAGCATGGACACCAGCGAGCTCAGCGCCGACTGCGAGCGCATGGAGCAGACGAACTCTTGTGAGAGCGAAAAGCAAGTAGAAACCAACGTTTGA